Proteins encoded in a region of the Petrotoga olearia DSM 13574 genome:
- a CDS encoding sugar ABC transporter permease has protein sequence MAMIEKKNYTLRHIILIICVVVILFPLVWLISTSIRRDNAAFSPKLFSNRLTVNNYKDLILQTPNVPELINELNSLSSYIGEYSGLSLTEAQKESMKFITSLEEYFSETQNNFEDLESSYDEIFTLYETQYKDQFYNDINKIRNEDYQTFQEELTTILNLSQSMGINVDTTQLQMLLSEYFNQRKEIMTNLESSSLNKDSEYYIETMNTILQIPLKTSAWKVRTYRRWINEEPEAERFEESILSLSERWDSIETEIEKVQEDIQLQANELYGQSISQISQLEAELNYINSQISQITSQQALLERQNSEIFNSLSALFDIFIVEKERLHASYNILKGQDLTNVEGKSPLFGEDKSFYDHVQKFSQIIPSSYEILNSIDIFIENGFVETLELLTEVYQFLNENFTKIYAIKDSKSILPSYQAAKSSTLKLSGSIDELLPLTSQYSSNTRQLAQYSAQLINLREQKNEIQTTLAQIKGENEEPLNNLEKLQNIPFLLVYLESANQEISNNFESTNYASFVSSKYYPYFTPDRNRYVLMNWYNNLLESKQRFDQGREKLTVIQNQMEENINIFKTNLTEYLTLNQGGNVTTIEPLSEIETLYNTQYGKASADIARASRIVSDLANYTDYSELKSKLRNIDKNLYFLQEDWSAKVRKPFMRWLLNSIMVAGITSVLTVLITSIAAYPFSRMRFVGRKQGLFFLMIIQMFPGVMFMIAIYGILKFMGDNFGVFGLDSLDGLIFAYMGGIAYNMWLFKGYYDTIPDSLEESAMIDGATRFQTFWRIVLPLSLPIIAVVMILTFMNIFNEFVMARIILQSEANYTYAVGLQTFSTGPYETEWGLFTAASLLGAVPMIILFLSLQRWIIGGLTQGSVKG, from the coding sequence ATGGCCATGATCGAAAAGAAAAATTACACTTTAAGGCATATAATATTAATAATCTGCGTTGTTGTAATACTCTTTCCTCTTGTATGGTTGATTTCTACATCGATAAGAAGAGATAATGCCGCTTTTTCACCAAAATTGTTTTCTAACAGATTGACCGTAAATAATTACAAAGATTTAATCCTTCAAACTCCAAATGTACCTGAATTAATAAACGAACTGAACTCTCTTAGTTCGTACATCGGAGAATACAGCGGGCTATCTCTAACAGAAGCACAAAAAGAATCAATGAAATTTATAACCAGTTTGGAAGAATACTTTTCCGAAACTCAAAACAACTTTGAAGATTTAGAAAGTTCGTATGATGAGATATTTACACTTTACGAGACCCAGTACAAAGACCAGTTTTACAACGATATCAACAAAATAAGGAATGAAGATTATCAAACCTTCCAAGAAGAGTTAACCACAATATTAAATCTATCCCAAAGTATGGGTATAAACGTTGACACTACACAATTGCAAATGTTGCTAAGCGAGTATTTTAATCAAAGAAAAGAAATAATGACCAACTTGGAAAGTAGCTCTTTAAATAAAGATAGTGAATACTATATAGAAACTATGAATACAATACTGCAAATCCCGCTGAAAACTTCTGCTTGGAAGGTAAGAACGTATAGGAGATGGATAAACGAAGAGCCCGAAGCTGAAAGGTTTGAGGAAAGCATTTTATCATTGTCTGAAAGATGGGATTCAATTGAAACAGAAATAGAAAAGGTACAAGAAGATATTCAATTACAAGCCAACGAATTATATGGTCAGTCCATAAGCCAAATATCCCAATTAGAAGCAGAATTAAACTATATAAATTCACAAATATCCCAAATCACTTCACAACAAGCGCTTTTAGAAAGACAAAACAGTGAAATATTCAACAGTTTATCCGCACTTTTTGATATATTCATAGTCGAAAAAGAGCGATTACATGCTTCTTACAACATACTTAAGGGACAAGATTTAACGAATGTGGAAGGAAAGTCACCATTATTTGGTGAAGATAAATCTTTTTACGATCACGTTCAAAAATTTTCTCAGATCATTCCTTCTTCTTACGAGATTTTGAATTCTATAGATATATTCATCGAAAACGGTTTTGTTGAAACGCTCGAACTTCTCACTGAAGTCTATCAATTTTTAAACGAAAACTTCACAAAAATATACGCCATAAAAGATTCAAAATCAATTTTACCAAGTTATCAAGCGGCAAAAAGTTCAACTTTAAAACTTTCTGGAAGCATAGACGAATTACTTCCACTAACATCACAATACAGTTCAAATACTCGTCAATTAGCCCAATACAGCGCTCAACTAATTAATTTAAGAGAACAAAAGAACGAAATTCAAACCACACTTGCCCAAATCAAGGGAGAAAATGAAGAACCCTTAAACAATTTAGAAAAATTACAAAACATTCCTTTTTTGTTAGTTTATTTGGAAAGTGCCAATCAAGAAATTTCCAATAACTTTGAATCAACGAACTACGCATCCTTCGTGAGTTCAAAATATTATCCGTATTTTACTCCTGATCGTAACAGATACGTATTAATGAATTGGTACAACAATCTGTTGGAATCAAAGCAAAGATTTGACCAAGGAAGAGAAAAATTAACAGTTATCCAAAATCAAATGGAAGAAAATATTAATATATTTAAAACAAATCTCACTGAATATCTTACTTTGAATCAAGGTGGTAACGTGACTACTATAGAACCACTTTCTGAGATTGAAACACTTTACAACACGCAATACGGGAAAGCTTCGGCTGATATAGCTCGTGCCTCAAGGATAGTTAGTGATCTAGCAAATTACACAGATTACTCCGAATTAAAGTCTAAACTTAGGAATATTGATAAAAATCTTTATTTTTTGCAAGAAGATTGGTCAGCAAAAGTTAGAAAACCGTTCATGCGCTGGCTCCTAAATTCCATAATGGTAGCTGGTATAACATCAGTATTAACTGTTTTAATAACCTCCATTGCAGCCTATCCCTTTTCAAGGATGAGATTTGTAGGAAGAAAACAGGGATTATTTTTCTTGATGATAATTCAGATGTTCCCAGGAGTAATGTTTATGATAGCAATTTATGGTATATTGAAATTTATGGGTGATAACTTTGGAGTATTTGGTTTGGATTCTTTAGATGGATTGATCTTTGCATACATGGGAGGAATTGCTTACAACATGTGGCTGTTCAAAGGTTACTATGACACTATCCCAGATTCTTTGGAAGAATCTGCAATGATTGACGGTGCTACGAGGTTCCAAACCTTTTGGAGGATTGTTTTGCCTCTATCTCTACCCATAATTGCTGTTGTTATGATACTTACCTTCATGAACATATTCAACGAGTTTGTTATGGCAAGAATAATATTACAGAGCGAAGCAAATTATACCTATGCTGTTGGATTGCAAACATTCTCCACAGGACCATACGAAACAGAGTGGGGATTGTTCACCGCAGCCTCGCTATTGGGGGCGGTCCCAATGATAATTCTATTTTTGTCTCTCCAAAGATGGATAATCGGAGGATTAACTCAAGGCTCTGTAAAAGGTTAA
- a CDS encoding ABC transporter permease subunit → MNKFTTFLIWIFIGVMNALLVWAILLLFILANYGLGIVISIFLVLTDWAIFSKKAYPYRYTLPALFFLFILTIYPIYYTIDTSFTNYGTGHLFTRTNAIDTLLTDPTYYFEPENPKTYDFKVFVRYDEQYKPTEDFLLLLYDEKNMYLSEKPETLEYDSRGNLIYAESELFPIERDQITVNNATYKIIRPTESLGTNGNDSIIAIEKDGEIRYTYFYSPVDPLTSTNSAFYNSVLRQNYLKSLNLVLQDQNFRLSSSTIFRKFSEAYRVYDTSVKVIVDGEREIYKTVVVNTLTNKELVERDSAFWDYNENGELYRLIGYKDYIGGENFAKIITDPRISGPFFKIFGWTFAYAGLSVLLTFVVGLAFALLLNDVNLKGKVVYRTLLIIPWAIPAFISVLVWRNGFFNETYGIINRFILGNLGINPVKWLNDPFWAKVAILITNTWLGFPYMMTINLGALQSIPGELYEAAVIDGATRWKQFRQITLPLLMVAVAPLLVMSFAFNFNNFTLIYLLTGGGPAMAGTNTPAGSTDILISYVYKLAFEGSQGQDFGFASAISMIIFAIIAVFSYFNFRFSGSFEEVSR, encoded by the coding sequence ATGAATAAGTTCACTACGTTTTTAATATGGATATTCATTGGAGTTATGAATGCACTCCTTGTATGGGCAATACTTCTTCTATTCATACTTGCCAACTATGGATTAGGCATAGTTATAAGTATTTTTCTTGTTTTGACGGATTGGGCGATTTTTTCCAAAAAAGCTTACCCATACAGATATACTTTACCTGCTTTGTTTTTTCTCTTTATTTTAACTATATATCCAATTTATTATACGATAGATACGTCATTCACTAATTATGGAACGGGACATTTATTCACTAGAACAAACGCTATAGATACTCTCCTCACAGATCCAACGTACTACTTTGAGCCAGAAAATCCAAAAACCTACGATTTCAAAGTATTCGTCAGATACGATGAGCAATACAAACCAACCGAAGACTTTTTATTACTTTTATATGACGAAAAAAATATGTATTTATCCGAAAAACCCGAAACTTTAGAGTACGATTCGAGAGGTAACCTAATATATGCAGAATCAGAATTGTTTCCTATTGAAAGAGACCAAATAACTGTAAACAATGCCACTTACAAAATAATACGCCCCACGGAAAGTTTAGGAACCAATGGCAATGATTCAATAATAGCCATTGAAAAAGATGGAGAAATCAGATACACTTATTTTTATTCTCCAGTTGATCCACTTACCTCCACTAATTCAGCATTTTACAACTCTGTATTGAGACAGAATTATTTGAAATCTTTAAATTTGGTGTTGCAAGATCAAAACTTCCGTCTCTCTAGTTCAACAATATTCAGAAAATTCTCAGAAGCCTATAGGGTTTACGATACATCGGTTAAAGTTATAGTTGACGGAGAAAGAGAGATATACAAAACAGTTGTAGTGAACACTCTTACCAACAAAGAATTGGTTGAAAGGGACTCAGCCTTTTGGGATTACAATGAGAATGGAGAATTGTACAGATTAATAGGTTATAAAGACTATATAGGTGGAGAAAACTTTGCAAAAATAATAACCGATCCACGAATTTCTGGACCATTCTTTAAAATTTTTGGTTGGACTTTTGCCTACGCAGGTTTAAGTGTTCTTCTCACTTTTGTAGTTGGACTCGCGTTTGCTTTACTTCTAAACGATGTAAACCTTAAAGGAAAAGTTGTGTACCGAACTTTACTAATAATACCGTGGGCGATACCAGCATTTATTTCGGTTTTGGTTTGGAGAAATGGATTCTTCAACGAAACATACGGGATAATCAACAGATTCATATTGGGAAACTTAGGAATAAACCCAGTTAAATGGCTGAACGATCCATTTTGGGCAAAAGTGGCAATACTGATAACGAATACCTGGTTAGGATTTCCTTACATGATGACTATAAACCTTGGTGCTTTACAAAGTATTCCAGGCGAACTATACGAAGCAGCCGTTATAGATGGTGCGACCAGATGGAAACAGTTCAGGCAGATAACATTACCCCTTTTGATGGTCGCTGTTGCGCCATTACTCGTTATGAGTTTTGCCTTCAATTTTAACAATTTTACATTAATCTATCTCCTTACAGGTGGTGGACCTGCAATGGCGGGAACGAACACACCGGCAGGTTCAACGGACATTTTGATATCTTACGTATATAAATTAGCCTTTGAAGGATCACAGGGACAGGACTTTGGCTTTGCTTCCGCTATTTCGATGATCATATTTGCAATAATAGCTGTGTTTAGTTACTTTAACTTTAGATTCTCAGGTTCATTCGAAGAGGTGAGTAGATAA
- a CDS encoding sugar ABC transporter substrate-binding protein: protein MKKGLILTLVMLVGVLSLFSQTLTVWSSEKQVDFMKRIGQQFTRDTGINVDVQMVTFGDIKSKFLTAAQAGEGPDIIVGAHDWVGELALNGLLEPIPISAIELNKFAPSGIQAFTYEGKLYGLPYAIEAVGLFYNRDYVSDEEVPTSIDELKALAKEFTTDETVGFAVTANDFYHVYGFFTGYGAYVFDYDSRTGYDISDIGMNNEGAIKAGYLLRSFFEEGIMPQGMNYNIMDSMFMDGLAAMIINGPWAVKAYLDAGVDFGVVPLTSIEVEPGKTMKPFVGVQGLMINSRSQNKAFAMEFIINYLATAEGIYQFYIADPRLPSRIDVSQIIEEQGGPVPAEIVAAFTESAAGGEPMPNIPAMQSVWQPMNDALNNIINGTQTPEDALNDAVSKIKAAL, encoded by the coding sequence ATGAAAAAAGGCTTAATTTTAACTTTGGTAATGTTAGTAGGAGTTCTTTCACTATTTTCACAAACTTTAACCGTGTGGTCTTCAGAAAAACAAGTTGATTTCATGAAAAGAATTGGGCAACAGTTTACCAGGGATACAGGCATTAACGTTGACGTCCAAATGGTTACTTTCGGTGATATCAAGTCAAAATTCCTAACAGCGGCTCAGGCAGGAGAAGGCCCAGATATAATAGTTGGGGCTCACGACTGGGTTGGAGAATTAGCATTAAATGGTCTACTTGAACCTATTCCAATATCTGCTATCGAACTTAACAAGTTTGCTCCATCAGGGATTCAAGCATTCACATATGAAGGCAAGTTGTATGGATTGCCATACGCTATTGAGGCAGTTGGATTATTCTATAATCGTGATTATGTAAGCGATGAGGAAGTGCCAACAAGCATAGACGAGTTAAAGGCTTTAGCAAAAGAATTTACCACAGATGAAACGGTCGGATTTGCTGTTACTGCTAATGATTTTTATCATGTTTATGGTTTCTTTACTGGATATGGTGCTTATGTCTTTGATTATGATTCTAGGACTGGTTACGATATATCTGATATAGGAATGAACAATGAAGGAGCTATAAAAGCTGGATATCTTTTGAGGAGTTTCTTCGAAGAAGGTATAATGCCACAAGGTATGAACTACAATATTATGGATTCCATGTTCATGGATGGTTTGGCTGCCATGATAATAAACGGTCCATGGGCTGTAAAAGCATACTTAGATGCGGGTGTGGATTTCGGAGTAGTTCCATTAACAAGCATAGAGGTTGAACCAGGTAAAACGATGAAGCCATTTGTTGGTGTACAAGGGCTAATGATCAATTCTAGATCACAAAACAAGGCATTCGCTATGGAGTTCATCATTAATTATTTAGCAACGGCTGAAGGAATATATCAATTCTATATCGCTGACCCAAGATTGCCTTCAAGAATAGATGTTTCTCAGATAATTGAAGAACAAGGTGGTCCGGTTCCTGCTGAAATAGTTGCTGCCTTCACAGAAAGTGCAGCTGGTGGAGAACCAATGCCGAATATACCAGCAATGCAATCTGTATGGCAACCTATGAATGATGCTCTAAACAACATTATAAACGGAACACAAACACCAGAAGACGCTCTTAACGATGCCGTATCAAAGATAAAAGCAGCTTTGTAA
- a CDS encoding pyruvate carboxylase subunit B, which produces MNKKPYIVDTTLRDGQQSLIATRLKMEDFEDQLIDFDQVGYYSMEVWGGATYDSCIRYLNEDPWIRLQTIREKLKNTKIQMLLRGQNLVGYRNYADDVVELFVNKVADYKMDIIRVFDALNDIRNLEKSIEVAKKRNIHVQGTISYTVSPVHNLQYYLNYTKELVERGVDSIAVKDMAGLLKPKDAYDLVKEIKKKFDIPVDIHSHATTGLASMAYFAAVEAGADILDLALSPFANGTSEPAIEPFVYTYDLDLNTKTIMRLVDHFWKVRSKYSEYDVKMESIDARILNAQIPGGMLSNLISQLKSQKAEDKLNEVLQEVPRVRKDLGYPPLVTPTSQIVGVQAVLNVLTGKRYSMITNEVKNYLKGLYGKPPAPVDEELYKLALDNEKPIDHRPADDLEPELEKAKKEIGILAQNEEDLLTYVLFKEVGKKFLKNKYVRSLNIDLNLAESFQNEDTIIYPI; this is translated from the coding sequence ATGAATAAAAAACCATATATAGTCGATACAACTTTAAGAGATGGTCAACAATCTTTAATCGCAACGAGATTAAAAATGGAAGATTTTGAAGACCAATTAATAGACTTCGATCAAGTTGGATATTATTCAATGGAGGTATGGGGTGGAGCCACGTACGATTCATGCATACGATACCTCAACGAGGACCCATGGATAAGGCTACAAACCATAAGAGAAAAATTAAAAAATACCAAAATCCAAATGCTTTTGAGAGGGCAAAATTTAGTTGGATATAGAAATTATGCGGACGACGTAGTGGAATTATTCGTAAACAAAGTAGCCGATTACAAGATGGACATCATCAGAGTCTTCGATGCTCTAAACGATATTCGTAACTTGGAAAAGTCCATAGAAGTTGCAAAAAAAAGAAATATTCATGTTCAAGGAACTATATCTTATACCGTTAGTCCTGTCCATAATCTTCAGTATTATTTAAATTATACAAAAGAATTAGTGGAAAGAGGCGTCGATTCAATCGCTGTAAAAGATATGGCAGGTTTGTTAAAGCCAAAGGACGCATATGATTTGGTAAAAGAAATCAAGAAAAAATTCGACATCCCTGTTGATATTCATTCTCATGCAACAACCGGTCTTGCCTCTATGGCTTATTTTGCGGCAGTAGAAGCTGGCGCAGATATTCTAGACTTAGCGTTGAGCCCTTTTGCTAATGGCACATCTGAACCCGCCATTGAGCCCTTTGTCTACACATACGACTTGGATCTAAATACAAAAACAATAATGAGATTGGTTGACCATTTTTGGAAAGTAAGATCAAAATACAGTGAATACGATGTCAAGATGGAATCAATAGATGCCAGAATATTAAATGCTCAAATCCCTGGAGGTATGCTTTCTAATTTAATTTCTCAATTGAAGTCCCAAAAGGCTGAAGATAAATTAAACGAAGTTCTACAAGAAGTACCTAGGGTTCGCAAGGATTTGGGATATCCTCCTTTGGTGACCCCCACTAGTCAGATCGTTGGAGTCCAAGCTGTTTTAAACGTATTAACAGGTAAAAGATATTCGATGATAACCAACGAGGTAAAAAATTATTTGAAAGGTCTCTATGGAAAACCTCCTGCCCCAGTAGACGAAGAATTATACAAATTAGCTTTGGACAATGAAAAGCCCATCGACCATAGACCAGCAGACGATTTAGAGCCAGAGCTAGAAAAAGCAAAAAAAGAAATAGGAATATTAGCTCAAAATGAAGAAGACTTACTAACCTACGTTCTATTCAAAGAAGTTGGTAAAAAATTCTTGAAAAATAAATATGTTCGTTCCCTTAATATCGATCTAAACCTTGCGGAAAGCTTTCAAAATGAAGATACTATCATCTATCCTATTTAA
- a CDS encoding QueT transporter family protein: protein MSSIRVVRASLIAALYVVLCIIFQPMSFGPIQVRIAEAFVILPFLDPAFIPGIYVGALLANIIGGLGAWDIWFGSLLTLIAGIVTWKMPNEYLAPLPPILINAFGVSAYVAPLYGVPYFFSVLWVGVGEAVATYIIGLPILKIFKRNFYKRSEKDE from the coding sequence ATGAGTTCAATACGCGTCGTTAGAGCCTCTTTAATTGCTGCATTATATGTAGTTCTTTGTATTATATTTCAACCTATGAGTTTCGGCCCTATACAGGTTCGAATTGCAGAAGCTTTTGTAATTCTTCCTTTTCTTGATCCTGCATTCATCCCGGGTATCTATGTAGGAGCATTGTTAGCTAACATAATAGGTGGTTTGGGTGCCTGGGATATTTGGTTTGGAAGTTTATTGACCTTGATAGCAGGAATTGTAACTTGGAAGATGCCAAATGAGTATCTAGCTCCTCTTCCTCCTATATTGATTAACGCCTTTGGGGTGTCCGCTTATGTCGCTCCATTGTATGGAGTGCCATATTTCTTTTCTGTACTTTGGGTAGGAGTTGGAGAAGCTGTTGCAACGTATATTATAGGGCTTCCGATATTAAAGATATTCAAGAGAAATTTCTACAAAAGGAGTGAAAAAGATGAATAA
- a CDS encoding peptidylprolyl isomerase encodes MKKLLVVLGVLMVLSVSIFSETAAYLTSKDGQQIYESYFLELDQLMGEYHNTLLNMLSQNPQYDQYFNKPIDLISITDVLMEYKAMEKFLNDNGITLDATKISQETDQMYNQYMGNESTKQIFLQFFEKEEYFRGFINSLVYRNEVITELRNYFSNFSEEELSTYVSNNFEYFKTQFDTVKISRIVTADESTANSIKSEILQNKISFTQAASKNSLDTQTASVGGLVGWVKRGDISENIFEASLSSTPGEIVGPISSSLGYQIVLVEDKKTYETADELLLDNDIKNKLTTNYVDYQITNWYDPYMSNYDFAISYKPLEIAYDIYKAQSYDDLANVEKKYRNTILNDNKLPEEWYVSYIFIVENLLPMKISQKNDLEGYLNIAQSNPEFLEYSKDEINNQIEHYRQLKDTAESTDVRNEAAKKENTLSELAYLQGTYGIFTQQEIQSEYDELTSDIEQMNIALENSLLTLREMNPDSIEIIGRLYQFKPDDPNIAFDYYATIYSYILNYYNSTGDIESVRQDFETIKGTLNSLNPESLDEERVNQRQQILENIDQLLNQ; translated from the coding sequence ATGAAAAAACTTTTAGTAGTACTCGGTGTTCTAATGGTTCTATCCGTATCAATATTCTCAGAAACAGCAGCATATTTAACTTCGAAGGACGGGCAGCAAATATACGAATCTTACTTTTTGGAATTAGACCAATTGATGGGGGAGTATCATAATACATTATTAAATATGCTGAGTCAAAATCCTCAATACGATCAGTATTTTAACAAACCAATAGATCTAATAAGTATTACAGACGTTTTAATGGAATACAAAGCCATGGAAAAGTTTTTAAACGATAATGGAATAACGTTGGATGCGACGAAGATTTCACAAGAAACAGATCAGATGTACAATCAATACATGGGAAATGAGAGCACAAAACAAATTTTCTTACAGTTTTTTGAAAAGGAAGAATATTTTCGTGGATTCATTAACAGCTTAGTGTATAGAAATGAGGTGATCACCGAATTAAGAAATTACTTCTCGAATTTTTCCGAAGAAGAACTATCAACCTATGTTTCTAATAATTTTGAATATTTCAAAACCCAATTTGATACGGTTAAAATCAGTAGGATTGTAACTGCAGATGAAAGTACAGCCAACAGCATCAAATCTGAGATATTGCAAAATAAGATCTCTTTCACTCAAGCAGCTTCAAAAAACTCTCTAGACACTCAAACCGCTTCAGTTGGTGGCTTGGTAGGATGGGTAAAACGTGGAGATATTTCTGAAAATATATTTGAAGCATCGCTCTCTTCGACTCCCGGTGAAATAGTTGGTCCAATAAGTTCTTCCTTGGGATATCAGATAGTGCTAGTTGAAGACAAAAAGACTTATGAAACTGCCGATGAGTTATTATTAGATAACGATATAAAAAATAAATTAACTACCAACTACGTGGACTACCAGATTACCAATTGGTACGATCCATATATGTCTAATTATGACTTTGCAATTTCATACAAACCCTTGGAAATCGCATATGATATTTATAAAGCTCAATCTTATGATGACTTAGCAAATGTTGAAAAAAAGTACCGTAATACAATATTAAACGATAATAAGTTACCTGAAGAGTGGTATGTCTCTTATATTTTCATTGTAGAAAACCTACTTCCTATGAAAATTTCTCAAAAAAATGATCTTGAGGGTTATTTGAATATAGCTCAATCAAACCCAGAGTTTCTTGAATACAGCAAGGATGAAATAAATAATCAGATAGAACATTATCGCCAGCTCAAAGACACCGCCGAATCAACAGACGTTCGTAATGAAGCGGCAAAAAAAGAGAATACCTTAAGTGAGCTAGCTTATTTACAAGGTACCTACGGGATCTTCACACAGCAAGAAATTCAGAGCGAATATGATGAATTAACTAGCGATATTGAACAAATGAACATTGCACTGGAAAATTCTCTTTTAACCTTAAGAGAAATGAATCCAGATTCCATAGAAATTATAGGAAGACTATACCAATTTAAACCTGACGATCCTAATATTGCTTTTGACTATTATGCAACAATTTATTCCTACATTTTAAACTATTATAATTCAACCGGTGACATTGAATCGGTAAGGCAAGATTTCGAAACAATCAAAGGTACCTTGAATTCATTAAACCCAGAAAGCCTTGATGAAGAGAGAGTAAATCAAAGGCAGCAAATACTCGAAAACATAGATCAACTTTTAAATCAATAA
- a CDS encoding GNAT family N-acetyltransferase: protein MMITYNSLKNVPTSVVIDLVNDVFKDYVFPINWNLESFEKDVKENSISLEDSFIAFSDGMPVGFSIISIRKDVGRIDSIGVKEEFRGKGLASEIIFRTIETLKWKEIERIILEVAQSDERSIRFYNKHGFRAKRELASFFKEKDEPTNTHFKYEQTTSDVIYEMATDAKFRFKRKPNWQREPITIKLSENRYNYEIIYDNNKKCGYVVWGFNKDNCYIVDASPIEEGYAFDAIIEDITSKLFEIKARIVLISVPEDDPLHQALIDNNYSTFIKQIEMERIIH from the coding sequence ATGATGATTACTTATAATTCATTAAAAAATGTTCCGACTAGTGTTGTTATTGACCTTGTTAATGATGTATTTAAAGACTATGTTTTCCCCATAAATTGGAATTTGGAAAGTTTTGAAAAAGATGTAAAAGAAAACTCTATTTCCTTGGAAGATTCTTTTATAGCTTTTTCTGATGGTATGCCTGTAGGATTTAGCATTATATCAATACGAAAAGATGTTGGAAGAATTGATTCAATTGGAGTAAAAGAAGAATTTAGGGGAAAAGGATTGGCTTCTGAAATTATCTTTCGTACAATTGAAACACTAAAATGGAAAGAAATAGAGAGAATAATTTTAGAGGTTGCCCAAAGTGATGAAAGGTCTATAAGATTTTATAATAAACATGGTTTTAGAGCAAAAAGAGAGCTGGCTTCTTTCTTTAAGGAAAAAGATGAACCAACAAATACTCATTTTAAATACGAACAAACTACTTCAGATGTGATCTATGAAATGGCTACTGACGCAAAATTTAGATTTAAAAGAAAACCAAATTGGCAAAGAGAACCTATCACCATAAAACTTAGCGAAAATAGATACAACTATGAAATCATATACGACAACAATAAGAAATGCGGCTACGTTGTATGGGGATTCAACAAAGATAATTGTTATATAGTTGATGCCTCCCCGATTGAAGAGGGTTACGCGTTCGATGCAATAATTGAAGATATTACATCCAAACTTTTTGAAATAAAAGCTAGAATCGTCTTAATCTCAGTTCCGGAAGATGACCCCTTACACCAAGCATTGATTGACAATAATTATTCTACATTCATAAAGCAGATAGAAATGGAGAGAATCATTCATTGA
- the tpiA gene encoding triose-phosphate isomerase — protein MNKTNTEAAEFVSKLIGQIRTEDKFEVIVCPPFTALEKICDITSGSNIKVGAQNAFYEDKGAYTGEISVNMLKDIGVEYVILGHSERRHIFQENDELINKKLKKVIVSGLTPILCVGEKLEEREKGLTFNVVEKQIKEAFYGLTQEEASKIIIAYEPVWAIGTGKVATPNQAQEVHKFIRDLLKNIFNEEFAKNTTILYGGSIKPNNYLGLFGKTDIDGGLVGGASLTEDFVELAKIMKEIIE, from the coding sequence ATGAACAAGACAAATACAGAGGCAGCTGAATTTGTCTCAAAACTTATTGGACAGATAAGAACTGAGGATAAGTTTGAAGTTATTGTTTGTCCTCCTTTCACAGCTCTTGAAAAGATTTGCGATATCACAAGTGGCTCAAACATAAAAGTAGGTGCCCAAAATGCTTTTTATGAAGATAAAGGTGCATACACAGGCGAAATCTCAGTTAATATGCTGAAAGATATTGGAGTAGAATATGTAATTCTTGGTCATTCTGAAAGAAGGCACATCTTTCAAGAAAACGATGAACTCATAAATAAAAAACTCAAAAAAGTTATAGTATCTGGATTAACACCCATATTGTGTGTAGGTGAAAAATTAGAAGAACGTGAAAAAGGTTTAACTTTCAATGTTGTAGAAAAACAGATTAAAGAAGCTTTTTATGGTTTGACTCAAGAAGAGGCAAGTAAAATTATCATCGCCTATGAACCAGTATGGGCAATTGGAACAGGAAAAGTTGCAACCCCTAACCAAGCCCAAGAAGTTCATAAGTTTATTAGAGATCTTTTGAAAAATATCTTCAACGAAGAATTTGCCAAAAACACTACTATACTGTACGGTGGGAGTATAAAACCAAACAATTATTTGGGTCTTTTTGGTAAAACGGATATAGACGGCGGTTTAGTTGGAGGCGCCTCATTAACAGAAGATTTCGTGGAACTTGCAAAAATTATGAAAGAAATTATCGAATAA